The proteins below come from a single Takifugu rubripes chromosome 10, fTakRub1.2, whole genome shotgun sequence genomic window:
- the apodb gene encoding apolipoprotein Db isoform X2, with protein sequence MAALYLLLVLPLVSAQTYHWGPCPTPKIQPGFNLEKYLGRWYEIAKLPTSFARGKCIEANYSLRKDGTIRVLNSQFYKDKIRYAEGTAVVPDARESAKLGVSFSYFTPYSPYWVLTTDYTNVAVVYSCTDIIRLFHVEFAWILGRSRFLPADTVYYAKELLTGEGIDLYRMKATDQTGCKDD encoded by the exons ATGGCCGCCCTCTACCTTCTCCTGGTTCTCCCCCTGGTGTCGGCTCAGACCTACCACTGGGGTCCCTGTCCAACCCCGAAGATCCAGCCCGGCTTCAACCTCGAGAAG TACCTGGGCAGGTGGTACGAGATCGCCAAGCTCCCCACCTCGTTTGCGCGAGGAAAGTGCATCGAGGCTAACTACTCCTTAAGGAAGGACGGAACCATCCGAGTGCTGAACTCTCAGTTCTA TAAAGACAAGATCAGATACGCCGAAGGGACGGCGGTGGTTCCGGACGCCAGAGAATCTGCCAAGCTCGGTGTCAGCTTCTCCTACT ttaccCCCTACAGCCCCTACTGGGTTCTGACCACCGACTACACCAACGTGGCCGTCGTCTACTCCTGCACCGACATCATCCGCCTCTTCCACGTGGAGTTCGCCTGGATCCTCGGGCGGTCGCGGTTCCTGCCGGCGGATACCGTGTATTACGCCAAAGAGCTGCTGACAGGAGAGGGAATCGACCTGTACAGGATGAAGGCCACGGACCAGACGGGCTGCAAGGATGACTAG
- the cops9 gene encoding COP9 signalosome complex subunit 9, whose amino-acid sequence MKPAVDEMFPEGAGPYVDLDEAGGSSGLLMDLAANEKAVHSDFFNDFEDLFDDDDLQ is encoded by the exons ATGAAACCAGCGGTGGATGAGATGTTCCCCGAAGGCGCCGGACCGTATGTGGATCTGGATGAG gcagggggcagcagcgggCTGCTGATGGACCTGGCAGCCAATGAAAAAGCGGTCCACTCTGACTTCTTCAACG ATTTCGAGGATTTGTTCGATGACGACGACCTGCAGTGA
- the apodb gene encoding apolipoprotein Db isoform X1, with protein MKGIIAFDFRRDLLSSPLVPPPEGAMAALYLLLVLPLVSAQTYHWGPCPTPKIQPGFNLEKYLGRWYEIAKLPTSFARGKCIEANYSLRKDGTIRVLNSQFYKDKIRYAEGTAVVPDARESAKLGVSFSYFTPYSPYWVLTTDYTNVAVVYSCTDIIRLFHVEFAWILGRSRFLPADTVYYAKELLTGEGIDLYRMKATDQTGCKDD; from the exons ATGAAGGGGATCATT GCATTTGACTTTCGAAGGGATCTTTTGTCGTCTCCACTGGTTCCTCCTCCCGAAGGAGCAATGGCCGCCCTCTACCTTCTCCTGGTTCTCCCCCTGGTGTCGGCTCAGACCTACCACTGGGGTCCCTGTCCAACCCCGAAGATCCAGCCCGGCTTCAACCTCGAGAAG TACCTGGGCAGGTGGTACGAGATCGCCAAGCTCCCCACCTCGTTTGCGCGAGGAAAGTGCATCGAGGCTAACTACTCCTTAAGGAAGGACGGAACCATCCGAGTGCTGAACTCTCAGTTCTA TAAAGACAAGATCAGATACGCCGAAGGGACGGCGGTGGTTCCGGACGCCAGAGAATCTGCCAAGCTCGGTGTCAGCTTCTCCTACT ttaccCCCTACAGCCCCTACTGGGTTCTGACCACCGACTACACCAACGTGGCCGTCGTCTACTCCTGCACCGACATCATCCGCCTCTTCCACGTGGAGTTCGCCTGGATCCTCGGGCGGTCGCGGTTCCTGCCGGCGGATACCGTGTATTACGCCAAAGAGCTGCTGACAGGAGAGGGAATCGACCTGTACAGGATGAAGGCCACGGACCAGACGGGCTGCAAGGATGACTAG
- the otos gene encoding otospiralin: MKLLLVLGAVLCLCACRLSEARVIPEGVPYDEPPAVPYWPYSTSDFWNYIEYFRSIGAYNHINELARAFYAHQHLGDTLGYETNEGHEH, from the exons ATGAAGCTGTTGCTGGTGCTCGGTGCCGTCCTCTGTCTCTGCGCCTGCCGTCTGAGCG aGGCCAGAGTCATTCCAGAAGGAG TACCTTATGATGAGCCTCCAGCAGTTCCCTACTGGCCCTACTCCACCTCGGACTTCTGGAACTACATTGAATACTTCAGGTCCATCGGCGCCTACAACCACATCAATGAGCTGGCCCGAGCCTTCTACGCCCACCAGCACCTCGGAGACACGCTGGGATACGAGACCAACGAGGGGCACGAACACTGA